In Lolium perenne isolate Kyuss_39 chromosome 5, Kyuss_2.0, whole genome shotgun sequence, the sequence aacgaCCGATGGGCGGACACCAACGCGATCCGCACATCTTCCACGCTGACGCATCCATTCGCCAAATTTGGTGAATGGATGGATCTGATCAGACGGGCGATTCGTTTGGGTCGGCCCGCTGGAGCGTGTGCAGCCTGTCCACCGGTCCGCGTGGACCGGGCTCGGATGGCCCACGATAGAATGCGTCGGGCCGGAGATGCCCTTAGGTCCGGTCCGGCTGGCCCAGTGGCCCACCAAAGTAGAGTCAAATAAAAGCATCTGACCTTTCCGAGTTGACTCTCAGTCCCATCACTTCTCCTCTGCCTTCCCTGCTCCACTCCCCAGTTCGCCTCTCCTTCCGCTTCCTCGCCTCCATCCCTCCACCGCAGCTCGCGACCTCGACGGATTTCCACCATACTCTCCGCCGTCCTCGTGCACCCCCGTCGTGCTGGGCCGCCATGAAGTTGGAGATCCACTAGGACTCCATTGAAGCATCTCATCCAAGGTGACGAACCCTAACTTTGCTTGCGCTGGTCTTTTAGTCCTGCTCTGGCCTTATTCCGTTAGCTGTTAATCAAATACGTGTTGCATCTTTCTCTCTAATAACGCATCCAGTTATCGCGGATCCGTTTTGCAGCTTATCTTCCCCGAGCGGTTCAGCTGGACATCGAGTAACCATGATCCAAATCAAGTCCGAACCTGGAGTGAGGTGAGGCGGTTTTGCCTTTTTTGCTGCTGATCTATATTAGGAACCTATATATATGATGTTTTCTATTCACCCCTTAAGGAGTGCATCTCTCAATATTTTAGTTTTTTCCTTTTGCACACCGCGCATATGTGCAGTTGATCATTATTATTTTGAGAGGAAGTGCAGTCGATCTGTCGTTTGGTTGCATAGAAGCAGGGAATGTATTTACAGGGGACCTCCGAAGAGGCTGCAAATATGGCGCGCAGCCGCCTATCCTCTTAACTATGGCAAGGTCCCGTTTCACCTAGAGGGAGGGTATGCGATAGTTCCCGGTATCTAGCTGATGGTTTTTTTTCCATGTTTTCAGGGCACAAGGCCCTGCTGACATGATCTTCTCTCATTGTCAGGATTGTAGGTGTTGAGTGGTGGCTTCGGGTTATCTTGATATATGCTCTtttcgatgcagaggctgggggtcATCCTTCATTTCGAAAAAAACTATGGCAAGGTCCTGGCCTCCTGGGTGTGGGCATCTTCTAAGAGAACTAAGCTCCCTAGAAATGAAGAGCATAGGTTGCTCCGAGCAATAGTGCGTGGTCCAGTCCCGCGTGTTGGCGCCTTCCTGCATGTTTCGCTCCCTGGACCTCATGGCCCACGTCTCTATTCTAGCACCGTGACGTGTAGAGCTCCGATGTgtttgcttccgggctcgcttagtCTGGCCCAGGTACCCGTTCCAGCATCAACACCTGCATGAGTAGGTCGGTTCCGACCCTAGTAGGCCCTACTAtgtgtcatctcctccttaatgagAACAGCTACCTCCACTCTCGATTGGGCCAGATTGCGAAGACACTTCAATTTCGCTCTCCCCAAGTACTGTACATGATGATTCTGGTTGCCTGAGAACCGTGGCTTTGCCCGGAATATTGGCATGGGCTGCATTGCAAGCCCACCTGCCTGGGTTCGAGTCTCCGTGCTTGCAACACCAGGTTGTACTCACAAAACCTTCTATAAAAATAAGCCAGGGGCCTCTTCCCTCTCGTCTCTTTCAGTTTTTGACAATTCGGCTTGCCTTCCTCCCCAAATGGCATGATGTTAATGTTATTAGTTCACCACGTGAGCAGTACATCATCAATTGTTGTAGTTTTCTTTTTGCGCACTGCACATGGTATGGTAGCATCTCATTATGTGTTTTTTTAGGGAAGAGGCAGTCGATCTGGCACCCGATTAGATAGAAATGAAGAATGCAATTACAGGGCACCTCGGAAGTCGGAAGATGCCATTGGAAACAAAGGCACGTCAATCGCCGGTGCCCCCTAACTATGGCAAGGTCACCAGGTCCTGAGCGTGTAGTTTAGCCCCCCTATGCAACATCTCTTCCTGAATGAGAGTAGCTACCTCCACTCTCGATAGGGCTGAATTGCCATTTTGCTCCTTAAAACTCCCCAAATGTTGCAGATGATGATTCTGCTTGTAATGGCATGATGTTAACTTTGAGAGATCTGCAATGGATTCGCCGACTCCCACCATGTCGCAAAGTCCGCCGTGGCTGAATTGGGTTCCAGCCCTGCCAATCAATCCACTGGATCACCCTCTCTCGAACCGTTGTCGTGAAAGGATCAGCCATGGCATAGGAGCTGCTCCGTTTCTTGGTGGATGTGGCAGAGTTTGCAAATCGGGTCTTCTGGCAATCCGTGGATTGTGAAGTTGTCGGCAGTGAGGATCTTGCCACGAGCCACTAGCCAAATTTGCTCTTGTTCTTATTAAGCATATGCAGCTCTTAAGAAAATATGAAGCCTTTCACCCTGTAGTGAAAGGCGCAGAACGTTAGTCTTCATGCCTACACgctttttcttttgtttgatttTGATCCATCACATGTTTAATGCCATACTGTCATGTATTCTATTCTTTAGAGTCTAGGTGCCACCAATAAATATTTATTGATAGGTATTTTTACGCCTGTCAATAAATTGTTAGTGCAGATTATGTCGAACACAAAATCTAAGGTTGTGTTCAACAAATCTGCTGCAGATTTTATTGAAATAatttttattgaaagtaattagcAATACAGTTATGAGACTGAATTTGGATTTTTATTAAAAAGTAGTAACCCGCATATCCGCTTGCTGATACCATTCCATAGATTTGTGCTAGACTTAGTTTTGATTCAGTTGGCATATAAGTTTGACTATCTTTTGACATGTCGTATCAGTTCTTTTTTGCGAGTAGAAGTGGCATGTCACTTCTTTTTTGTGAGCAGAAATGGTATATTTCTTATTTATGCAAGCATAAGTGCCATATCACTTTAATAGATCTGTACCTAGCACAATAAGGTAAACCAATGAGGCAATGGCAGAAATCAAGGAGGCCTTATTTTGCCATCGATTATTTGATTTTTTCTCATCGAAAATCTCAGATCATTCGCAGTTTTACCAGATAAAATGAATACGATTATACACATGTTCTCTGAGACTGACAAATTACCCTTCCACATTACCTCAAGGTCAAATTGCTCATGAATTTAGAACATCTTAGCCCATCCTTGACGGAGCACAATTACTCATTTGTTATGTAGTTCAGCTTATGTTTGTTGTTGTCATGTGAAATCATAAAACATGAATATAATTGTTTTGCATTATCATGTGCAGGGAAGAGGAAACCCAGGAACATGAACATGAACAGAAAGTAAACAAATACCAAGCTATACTGGCAGCCCGTTTGAAGGCTAAATACTTCTCTAATAAGGCTTTTGATGGAGGTACTTATTCATCTTCATTCGCAAGTTGGCCGGATATCAATAGCTGAGAATCTAATACACGAAGTTTAAATATCTCCACCAAAGACCACATCCTTATAGATTAAATGAGCTAGCTTACTACCAGTGACCCTAAGTTTCAACAAGAACCAAAGCTATCCTTTTGCCAATTGTATCTTCCACATGGTTTCTCACATATGGTTTGGCTTTTAATTCTAATTTACTTATCTACAAGTAGCACTCTCACAATTATTTTGGTTACTTCTCTGAAGTGCATGTTATATTTGAGGTTTATGCCTACTTTGGCACTCCAAATTGAGAATGATCCATTGTTTCTTCTTATGTGGGCATGTGACTTACTAGTCAGCACTGAGTAGACATGGTACGTGGATTTGCTTTATGAATTAGCCTTTTTAGTGTTAACAAGTCAGTTGATCAACATATTGAAACGACTACGAATCTATATGGTTATGTGAGCATACCTATTGGAAGTTATTTACAATAAACATATActttatgttcacattttctgatAAGCTGCCCTttttttgggaattttcatttactTTACTCGTGTCCACTAGCTAACTCTACTTAAATGGACTCTCAGGGGAAAAGAGTAGAAAAAGTGACTTTATGGAATGGGACAGCGCATTACTAGGGTGGTCTTTTAGGTCCATTTGCATATTGGCCTTTTTCAGAAGTCAATAGTGAACACTAGCAGAGCTAGTCTACAAACTTGTGTAAATGATGAATAGCTGTATATGTTTCAGTTACATCCTTATCTATTATTCCATCTTTTTTTAAACCATTACTATAGGGAGGCCCCAAGAGTAAAATTACTATTTGCAGTCAATGAATAACTAGGAAGCTAGTATATGTATCCATCTTGAAAAGCGATCCATTGTTAAATATTTAGTTCATTGAGTTTTGGTTTCTGCTATTGTTTATTAAAAAATAGTTACTGCACTTTTTTTATGTACATAGGCCTTTTTGAATTTCGGTATTGAGAACAGTTATTGATTTGTATTTGCTATTGATTTTTATGATTTGTTTATAAGATTTCAAAATGCACAAGTATCTGAACCCTAAACTCCCTTGAATGTACTGTTGTTTTTCTCCCTTTTTATGTGTTTACTTATTGTAAATAATTATAATGACCTTTCCTGATCATTATAGTTATTAATGGGCCTATATTATCTGGCCTTTATTTTTGCTGTTAGACTGTATTTCAATGGTTAATTCTTCATTTTCTTTGTTCTGTTAATAGGAAAAATCTTTGAAGCAGAAACTATTGTTGATGGCCAAACTATCCAATCAAGCAGGTATGTTTCTTAATCCTCTGTGCTTTTGATTAACTATCTCAAATGTGAATATAACAACCATCTGCATTTTTCGTTCGTAGGTGGCCATGTACAAGTTCGTTCACGAACCCAACAATTTTTTTCCGAGATAAGAACAGCCATGAGATGAAGGATTCTCCATCTTTGGTACCAGACTCCTCTGCCAAGAACGACTCCCCATCTATAGTAGCTGAGGCCTCTCCGAAGAATAATGCAAATGCTTTGGCAGCAGAAAACAATCTAACACCTAGCAAGAGACAGCCATCCAAGGAGACCTGATGGGATAAAATTAGGCTAGTGAGGTTGTTGTATGTTCCTCTGAAATATGAAGACATGTGAGTTATCATGAAACAAAAATCGGTCCAGCAGATGTTTGTAAACtttgctagttttatttcactTAACCTGTTTCAGCCTCATCTGTTGTGAAGAATCATTGTATTCTTGATAtttaattagatgaatcagagcaGAACATTAACTGGTTGCTATTCCTAGTTTCACTCTGCACCTTGAATTTTTTTTCTAGTAACATACTGTGGTATCCAAATAGATGAAAAGCTACTCTTTCATATTGTGATGATACGTCATAGATAGCTCTAGAAAGCACGCTCAGGTGCTTTTATTTGCACTTCACGGTTTTCTATTTTTCATCTCTTTTTTATGCTCAAATTTCAATACTGCTTTTCGTTTCCCTGATTTCCTTTTTGCACTGTTTGTGAATATCACCATCTGAATGTTGGTTATTTAAACATcatttggaatttacatgaaagtTCCATCTTCACCACTGCAAAGACAGTATATTGTGCTTGTCTCTGGCTGTCCACCCATGTAAGTATGTATCAAAGCTCTTGCTTTTAAAAGCAATTATGATCACCTTTGCATTGTCCCTATGACGTGAGCACCTTGCACTGGCATATGCTTTTACATTTTGTATTGACATGCTCACGCAGCTTGGATAGTTGAGTTGATGACAGCATGCCAACTGCAAATTTAAAATGAATGCTTGTACCTGAAG encodes:
- the LOC127301960 gene encoding uncharacterized protein, with product MIQIKSEPGVREEETQEHEHEQKVNKYQAILAARLKAKYFSNKAFDGGKIFEAETIVDGQTIQSSRWPCTSSFTNPTIFFRDKNSHEMKDSPSLVPDSSAKNDSPSIVAEASPKNNANALAAENNLTPSKRQPSKET